Proteins encoded in a region of the Carassius gibelio isolate Cgi1373 ecotype wild population from Czech Republic chromosome B5, carGib1.2-hapl.c, whole genome shotgun sequence genome:
- the LOC127958358 gene encoding uncharacterized protein LOC127958358 codes for MELIIRLLGGDVKHLEVSAGATVGELKKLISQIIGEPSYKQKLSADNGSRISLEDESRTLSSYGLHSGSVVSLLITNPGPFQVFVRNEKGQTGTYEVDINETVDQLQAKIYRKERVPVDQQRLIFNGRQLESGRKLQEYDISSGSSIHMTLRLRGG; via the coding sequence ATGGAGCTGATAATAAGACTGCTGGGCGGAGATGTGAAGCATCTGGAAGTGAGCGCTGGAGCCACAGTTGGTGAACTGAAGAAACTCATCTCTCAGATCATCGGAGAACCTTCTTACAAACAGAAGCTGTCTGCCGATAACGGTTCGCGTATCAGCCTTGAGGATGAGTCTCGAACCCTCAGCAGTTACGGTCTGCACTCTGGATCAGTGGTCAGTCTGCTCATCACCAACCCCGGACCTTTCCAAGTGTTCGTCAGGAATGAGAAGGGCCAGACCGGGACGTATGAAGTGGATATCAATGAGaccgtagatcagctccaggctaagATCTACCGCAAAGAGAGAGTCCCCGTGGACCAGCAGAGACTGATTTTCAACGGAAGACAGCTGGAGTCCGGCAGAAAGTTGCAGGAATACGACATCAGCTCAGGAAGCAGCATTCACATGACTCTCCGTCTGCGAGGAGGGTGA
- the LOC127958347 gene encoding uncharacterized protein LOC127958347, with product MELIIRLLSGDVKRLEVSGGATVGELKKLISQIIGEPSYKQKLSADNGSRISLEDESRTLSSYGLHSGSVVSLLITNPGPFQVFVRNEKGQTGTYEVDINETVDQLQAKIYRKERVPVDQQRLIFNGRQLESGRKLQEYDISSGSSIHMTLRLRGG from the coding sequence ATGGAGCTGATAATAAGACTGCTGAGTGGAGATGTGAAGCGTCTGGAAGTGAGCGGTGGAGCCACAGTTGGTGAACTGAAGAAACTCATCTCTCAGATCATCGGAGAACCTTCTTACAAACAGAAGCTGTCTGCCGATAACGGTTCGCGTATCAGCCTTGAGGATGAGTCTCGAACCCTCAGCAGTTACGGTCTGCACTCTGGATCAGTGGTCAGTCTGCTCATCACCAACCCCGGACCTTTCCAAGTGTTCGTCAGGAATGAGAAGGGCCAGACCGGGACGTATGAAGTGGATATCAATGAGaccgtagatcagctccaggctaagATCTACCGCAAAGAGAGAGTCCCCGTGGACCAGCAGAGACTGATTTTCAACGGAAGACAGCTGGAGTCCGGGAGAAAGTTGCAGGAATACGACATCAGCTCAGGAAGCAGCATTCACATGACTCTCCGTCTGCGAGGAGGATGA
- the LOC127958335 gene encoding peroxisomal membrane protein 2 has protein sequence MPAQSVLIRDSSFLTRALQQYLSLLKKYPILTKSVTSGILSALGNLLSQALEYRKSNKENSPKKKINVLGPLHFAVFGLFITGPVSHYFYHLLEVLFPNTVPYCLIKRLLLERLIFAPAFLLLFYVVMNALEGKSLADVQNKLKTSFWPAMKMNWKVWTPIQFININYVPVQFRVLFANLVALFWYAYLASVRK, from the exons CAGCAGTACTTGAGTTTGTTAAAGAAATATCCAATCCTTACCAAATCGGTTACGAG TGGTATTCTCTCTGCTTTGGGAAATCTGCTGTCTCAAGCTTTGGAGTACAGGAAAAGCAACAAAGAAAATAgcccaaaaaagaaaatcaatgttCTGGGACCCTTACACTTTGCAGTATTTGG ACTTTTTATCACAGGTCCAGTCAGTCATTACTTCTACCATCTCCTGGAGGTGCTGTTTCCAAACACGGTCCCATACTGCCTGATCAAGCGCCTGCTGCTGGAACGTCTTATATTCGCTCCTGCTTTCCTCTTGCTCTTCTATGTGGTTATGAATGCTTTGGAG GGCAAGAGTCTCGCAGATGTTCAAAACAAACTTAAAACAAGTTTCTGGCCTGCGATGAAGATGAACTGGAAAGTTTGGACCCCGATTCAGTTCATCAATATCAACTATGTACCTGTACAG TTTCGAGTGCTGTTTGCAAACCTGGTTGCTTTATTCTGGTACGCCTATCTAGCCTCGGTCAGGAAATGA
- the LOC127958360 gene encoding uncharacterized protein LOC127958360, giving the protein MELIIRLLGGDVKRLEVSGGATVGELKKLISQIIGEPSYKQKLSADNGSRISLEDESRTLSSYGLHSGSVVSLLITNPGPFQVFVRNEKGQTGTYEVDINETVDQLQAKIYRKERVPVDQQRLIFNGRQLESGRKLQEYDISSGSSIHMTLRLRGG; this is encoded by the coding sequence ATGGAGCTGATAATAAGACTGCTGGGCGGAGATGTGAAGCGTCTGGAAGTGAGCGGTGGAGCCACAGTTGGTGAACTGAAGAAACTCATCTCTCAGATCATCGGAGAACCTTCTTACAAACAGAAGCTGTCTGCCGATAACGGTTCGCGTATCAGCCTTGAGGATGAGTCTCGAACCCTCAGCAGTTACGGTCTGCACTCTGGATCAGTGGTCAGTCTGCTCATCACCAACCCCGGACCTTTCCAAGTGTTCGTCAGGAATGAGAAGGGCCAGACCGGGACGTATGAAGTGGATATCAATGAGaccgtagatcagctccaggctaagATCTACCGCAAAGAGAGAGTCCCCGTGGACCAGCAGAGACTGATTTTCAACGGAAGACAGCTGGAGTCCGGGAGAAAGTTGCAGGAATACGACATCAGCTCAGGAAGCAGCATTCACATGACTCTCCGTCTGCGAGGAGGGTGA
- the LOC127958352 gene encoding uncharacterized protein LOC127958352 yields MELIIRLLGGDVKRLEVSGGATVGELKKLISQIIGEPSYKQKLSADNGSRISLEDESRTLSSYGLHSGSVVSLLITNPGPFQVFVRNEKGQTGTYEVDINETVDQLQAKIYRKERVPVDQQRLIFNGRQLESGRKLQEYDISSGSSIHMTLRLRGG; encoded by the coding sequence ATGGAGCTGATAATAAGACTGCTGGGCGGAGATGTGAAGCGTCTGGAAGTGAGCGGTGGAGCCACAGTTGGTGAACTGAAGAAACTCATCTCTCAGATCATCGGAGAACCTTCTTACAAACAGAAGCTGTCTGCCGATAACGGTTCGCGTATCAGCCTTGAGGATGAGTCTCGAACCCTCAGCAGTTACGGTCTGCACTCTGGATCAGTGGTCAGTCTGCTCATCACCAACCCCGGACCTTTCCAAGTGTTCGTCAGGAATGAGAAGGGCCAGACCGGGACGTATGAAGTGGATATCAATGAGaccgtagatcagctccaggctaagATCTACCGCAAAGAGAGAGTCCCCGTGGACCAGCAGAGACTGATTTTCAACGGAAGACAGCTGGAGTCCGGCAGAAAGTTGCAGGAATACGACATCAGCTCAGGAAGCAGCATTCACATGACTCTCCGTCTGCGAGGAGGATGA